Proteins encoded together in one Streptomyces sp. B1I3 window:
- the mrdA gene encoding penicillin-binding protein 2 gives MSNIPETGRTPRVRIRLVVIQVLVFSLLLTLGGRLWYLQIRNGQEYTDEAKNNHVQQVVQPAVRGSILDARGVPLADNETRLVVSASRTELMKMKDDGVAVLTRLADVLDMQPKEVQDKVRLCDSKTPQPCWNGSPYQPIPVTDEATTQQALTIRERAEDFPGITAEPTAVRRYAAPGKANTAQVLGYLSPVTDEEVTKAQDTDSPYLRSDQVGRSGLERTYDKELRGKAGVTRYEVDNLGRVIGQAKNDEAEPGASVVTSIDARVQAVAEYELNKAMETARKEMDRNTNEFYKADSGAVVVMEAKTGRIVSMASLPTYDPNAWIGGISAKDYAKLTGKKSNFPLLNRAIQGTAAPGSIFKVISSTAAVNAGYPFDGNYPCPSSYNVGGQTFKNFESQGYGSISIGRALEVSCDTVYYGLAHREWLKDGGNKPKKNPGDWFYKTAHQFGLGKETGIDLPNEVPGRVPDRKWKQDFYDANKTSWCKQGKKDGTYVEKIAYEGCVEGYKMRAGDSVNYSIGQGDTLVTPIQMATIYAAISNGGTLYDPTVGKAVVSGDGKTVQEIKPQAHGKLPFKGDTRDKIDQALAGVATRGSAAWRFGGWPQDKIPMHAKTGTAEVYGKQTTSWFATYTKDYSIVMTISQGGTGSGASGPAVRNIYNALYGLDAKGKQNLKKALLPKPQATLPKIQPDGTIDAPKVTPYAPEPPADEGTQALAGALAGAPGRRD, from the coding sequence GTGAGCAACATCCCGGAGACCGGACGGACCCCGCGGGTCCGGATCCGGCTCGTCGTCATCCAGGTCCTCGTCTTCTCCCTGCTCCTGACGCTCGGCGGCCGGCTCTGGTACCTCCAGATCCGCAACGGCCAGGAGTACACGGACGAGGCCAAGAACAACCACGTCCAGCAGGTCGTGCAGCCGGCCGTCCGCGGCTCCATCCTGGACGCGCGCGGCGTGCCCCTCGCCGACAACGAGACCCGCCTCGTCGTCTCCGCCAGCCGCACCGAGCTGATGAAGATGAAGGACGACGGCGTCGCCGTCCTCACCCGGCTCGCCGACGTCCTGGACATGCAGCCCAAAGAGGTCCAGGACAAGGTCCGGCTCTGCGACTCCAAGACCCCGCAGCCCTGCTGGAACGGCTCGCCGTACCAGCCCATCCCGGTCACCGACGAGGCCACCACCCAGCAGGCCCTCACGATCCGTGAGCGCGCCGAGGACTTCCCCGGCATCACCGCCGAGCCCACCGCCGTACGCCGCTACGCCGCACCCGGCAAGGCCAACACCGCGCAGGTCCTCGGCTACCTCTCGCCGGTCACCGACGAAGAGGTGACCAAGGCCCAGGACACCGACTCGCCCTACCTGCGCTCCGACCAGGTCGGCCGCTCCGGCCTGGAGCGCACGTACGACAAGGAACTGCGCGGCAAGGCGGGCGTCACCCGGTACGAGGTCGACAACCTCGGCCGTGTCATCGGCCAGGCGAAGAACGACGAGGCGGAGCCCGGGGCGAGCGTCGTCACCTCCATCGACGCCCGGGTCCAGGCCGTCGCCGAGTACGAGCTCAACAAGGCCATGGAGACGGCCCGCAAGGAGATGGACCGCAACACCAACGAGTTCTACAAGGCCGACTCGGGCGCCGTCGTCGTCATGGAGGCCAAGACCGGCCGCATCGTCTCGATGGCGTCGCTGCCGACCTACGACCCCAACGCCTGGATCGGCGGTATCTCCGCCAAGGACTACGCGAAGCTCACCGGCAAGAAGTCCAACTTCCCGCTGCTGAACCGCGCCATCCAGGGCACCGCCGCCCCCGGCTCCATCTTCAAGGTCATCTCCTCGACGGCCGCGGTCAACGCCGGGTACCCGTTCGACGGCAACTACCCGTGCCCCAGCTCGTACAACGTCGGCGGCCAGACCTTCAAGAACTTCGAGTCCCAGGGGTACGGCAGCATCAGCATCGGCCGCGCCCTCGAGGTCTCCTGCGACACCGTCTACTACGGCCTGGCGCACAGGGAGTGGCTGAAGGACGGCGGCAACAAGCCCAAGAAGAACCCCGGTGACTGGTTCTACAAGACCGCCCACCAGTTCGGCCTCGGCAAGGAGACCGGCATCGACCTCCCCAACGAGGTCCCCGGACGGGTCCCCGACCGCAAGTGGAAGCAGGACTTCTACGACGCGAACAAGACCTCGTGGTGCAAGCAGGGCAAGAAGGACGGCACGTACGTCGAGAAGATCGCGTACGAAGGCTGCGTCGAGGGTTACAAGATGCGTGCCGGTGACTCCGTCAACTACTCGATCGGCCAGGGCGACACCCTCGTCACCCCGATCCAGATGGCGACCATCTACGCCGCGATCTCCAACGGCGGCACGCTGTACGACCCCACCGTGGGCAAGGCCGTGGTCAGCGGAGACGGCAAGACCGTCCAGGAGATCAAGCCGCAGGCACACGGCAAGCTGCCCTTCAAGGGAGACACGCGCGACAAGATAGACCAAGCCCTCGCGGGAGTCGCGACCCGGGGCAGCGCCGCCTGGCGATTCGGCGGATGGCCCCAGGACAAGATCCCGATGCACGCCAAGACGGGAACGGCCGAGGTCTACGGCAAGCAGACGACCTCCTGGTTCGCCACATACACCAAGGACTACTCGATCGTCATGACGATCTCCCAGGGCGGTACGGGCTCCGGGGCGTCCGGGCCCGCCGTGCGCAACATCTACAACGCGCTCTACGGACTCGACGCAAAGGGGAAGCAGAACCTCAAGAAGGCCCTTCTGCCCAAGCCCCAGGCGACCCTGCCGAAGATCCAGCCGGACGGCACGATCGACGCACCGAAGGTCACGCCGTACGCCCCCGAGCCGCCGGCCGACGAAGGCACGCAGGCACTCGCGGGTGCGCTCGCCGGGGCTCCGGGGAGGCGGGACTGA
- the rodA gene encoding rod shape-determining protein RodA: MAGFSVSRYAPERSFLARLTARDSVVRRLDWPLLGSAIALSFIGSLLVWSATRGRDSLTHGDPYYFLFRHVLNTGIGLALMIGTVWLGHRTLRGAVPVLYGISVLLVLAVLTPLGATVNGAHAWIIIGGGFSLQPSEFTKITIILGMAMLLAARVDAGDQLHPDHRTVAKALGVAIIPMAVVMLMPDLGSVMVMAVIVLGVLLASGASNRWVFGLLGAGTTGAVAVWQLGLLDEYQIARFAAFANPALDPAGVGYNTNQARIAIGSGGLTGTGLFNGSQTTGQFVPEQQTDFVFTVAGEELGFLGAGLILVLLGVVLWRACRIARETTELYGTVVAAGIIAWFAFQSFENVGMTLGIMPVAGLPLPFVSYGGSSMFAVWVAIGLLQSIRVQRPITA, translated from the coding sequence ATGGCGGGCTTCTCCGTTTCGCGCTACGCCCCCGAGCGTTCCTTCCTCGCCAGGCTCACCGCCCGCGACTCCGTCGTACGGCGGCTGGACTGGCCGCTCCTCGGCTCGGCGATCGCCCTGTCGTTCATCGGGTCGCTGCTGGTCTGGTCGGCGACCCGCGGCCGTGACTCGCTCACCCACGGCGACCCGTACTACTTCCTGTTCCGCCACGTCCTCAACACCGGCATCGGCCTGGCGCTGATGATCGGCACGGTCTGGCTCGGGCACCGCACCCTGCGGGGCGCCGTGCCGGTCCTCTACGGGATCTCCGTCCTGCTGGTCCTCGCGGTCCTCACCCCGCTCGGCGCCACCGTCAACGGCGCCCACGCCTGGATCATCATCGGCGGCGGCTTCTCCCTGCAGCCCTCCGAGTTCACGAAGATCACGATCATCCTGGGGATGGCGATGCTGCTCGCCGCCCGCGTCGACGCGGGCGACCAGCTGCACCCCGACCACCGGACGGTCGCCAAGGCGCTCGGTGTGGCGATCATCCCCATGGCGGTCGTCATGCTGATGCCCGACCTCGGCTCCGTCATGGTCATGGCCGTCATCGTGCTCGGCGTCCTCCTCGCCTCCGGCGCGTCCAACCGATGGGTCTTCGGGCTCCTCGGCGCGGGCACGACGGGTGCCGTCGCGGTCTGGCAGCTCGGGCTGCTCGACGAGTACCAGATCGCCCGCTTCGCGGCCTTCGCCAACCCGGCGCTGGACCCCGCGGGCGTCGGCTACAACACGAACCAGGCCCGTATCGCGATCGGCTCCGGGGGGCTCACCGGGACCGGCCTGTTCAACGGCTCGCAGACCACGGGGCAGTTCGTCCCCGAACAGCAGACCGACTTCGTCTTCACGGTCGCAGGCGAGGAGCTGGGCTTCCTCGGCGCCGGGCTGATCCTCGTCCTGCTCGGTGTCGTCCTGTGGCGCGCCTGCCGCATCGCCCGCGAGACCACCGAGCTGTACGGCACCGTCGTGGCCGCCGGGATCATCGCCTGGTTCGCGTTCCAGTCCTTCGAGAACGTCGGGATGACGCTCGGCATCATGCCGGTGGCGGGGTTGCCGCTGCCCTTCGTCTCGTACGGCGGGTCGTCGATGTTCGCCGTCTGGGTGGCGATCGGACTGCTCCAGTCGATCCGGGTGCAACGACCGATAACTGCCTGA
- a CDS encoding CYTH and CHAD domain-containing protein — MADSKREIERKYEAATGTRLPDLRKVAGVSVVVHRGVSELDAVYHDTHDFRLAADSLTLRRRTGGSDAGWHLKFPVAPGVRDEIQAPPADALPGSLAALLRSRVRDADIVPVVRLRTSRDIHHLLDDEGGLLAELSVDKVRAERLVQSGGPTVAWTEIEVELADDGDPALLDAVEKRLRKAGVRPSASTSKLARALAETAPDTAPTSRRAQAAPVTAGDHVLAYVRRQAEAIVALDPEVRRDLPDSVHRMRVATRRLRSAFKTYRALLDRAVTDPIGDELKWLATELGAGRDHEVLDKRLRARLGAVPQTLLLGPATARLHIWSTAHGIESRERVLAVLDGERYLALLESLDTLLTNPPLRKAAGQAPAKALPRAVLKDYERLAARVAHAFEQPPGHDRDVATHEARKAAKRARYAAEAAGPALGKPAKKFAKRMKAVQSVLGDHQDSVVARDTLRTLAVKAHTAGETAFTWGLLYGEEEAAAAGRERELPQVWARASRPRLRAALKG, encoded by the coding sequence ATGGCGGACTCCAAGCGAGAAATCGAGCGGAAGTACGAAGCCGCGACCGGCACCCGGCTGCCCGACCTGAGGAAGGTGGCCGGGGTCTCGGTCGTCGTCCACCGGGGCGTGAGCGAACTCGACGCCGTCTACCACGACACCCATGACTTCCGCCTGGCCGCGGACTCCCTCACCCTGCGGCGCAGGACCGGCGGGAGCGACGCCGGCTGGCACCTCAAGTTCCCCGTCGCCCCCGGCGTCCGCGACGAGATCCAGGCCCCGCCGGCCGACGCACTCCCCGGCAGCCTCGCCGCGCTGCTCCGCTCCCGGGTCCGTGACGCGGACATCGTCCCCGTCGTCCGGCTCCGCACCAGCCGCGACATCCACCACCTCCTCGACGACGAGGGCGGCCTCCTCGCCGAGCTCAGCGTCGACAAGGTCCGCGCCGAGCGGCTTGTGCAGAGCGGCGGCCCCACGGTGGCCTGGACCGAGATCGAGGTCGAGCTCGCCGACGACGGCGACCCCGCGCTCCTGGACGCCGTCGAGAAGCGGCTGCGCAAGGCGGGGGTGCGGCCCTCGGCCTCCACCTCCAAGCTGGCCAGGGCCCTGGCCGAGACCGCACCGGACACCGCACCCACAAGCAGGAGGGCGCAGGCGGCCCCGGTGACCGCGGGGGACCACGTCCTGGCCTACGTACGGCGGCAGGCGGAGGCGATCGTCGCCCTCGACCCGGAGGTACGGCGGGACCTGCCCGACTCCGTCCACCGGATGCGGGTCGCCACCCGCCGGCTGCGCAGCGCCTTCAAGACGTACCGTGCCCTTCTCGACCGGGCCGTCACCGATCCCATAGGCGACGAGCTGAAGTGGCTCGCCACCGAGCTCGGCGCCGGACGCGACCACGAGGTGCTCGACAAGCGCCTGCGCGCCCGGCTCGGCGCCGTCCCGCAGACCCTGCTGCTGGGCCCGGCCACCGCCAGACTGCACATCTGGTCGACCGCCCACGGCATCGAGTCCCGGGAGCGCGTCCTGGCCGTGCTGGACGGCGAGCGCTACCTCGCCCTCCTGGAGAGCCTCGACACACTCCTCACGAACCCGCCGCTGCGCAAGGCCGCTGGCCAAGCCCCCGCCAAGGCGCTGCCCCGGGCCGTCCTGAAGGACTACGAGCGCCTGGCCGCCCGGGTCGCCCACGCCTTCGAGCAGCCGCCCGGCCACGACCGGGACGTGGCGACGCACGAGGCCCGCAAGGCAGCCAAGCGCGCCCGCTACGCGGCGGAGGCCGCCGGGCCCGCTCTCGGGAAGCCCGCCAAGAAGTTCGCCAAGCGGATGAAGGCCGTGCAGTCGGTGCTCGGCGACCACCAGGACAGCGTGGTGGCCCGCGACACCCTGCGCACCCTGGCCGTCAAGGCGCACACGGCGGGGGAGACAGCCTTCACCTGGGGTCTGCTGTACGGGGAGGAGGAAGCGGCCGCCGCCGGCCGGGAGCGTGAACTGCCGCAGGTGTGGGCGAGGGCGTCGAGGCCCCGGCTGCGGGCGGCGCTGAAGGGCTGA
- a CDS encoding TIGR03960 family B12-binding radical SAM protein, whose product MSAESVFPQLEALLPHVQKPIQYVGGELNSTVKPWDECDVRWALMYPDAYEVGLPNQGVMILYEVLNEREGVLAERTYSVWPDLEALMREHEVPQFTVDSHRPVGAFDVFGLSFSTELGYTNMLTALDLAGIPLEAKDRTVDHPIVLAGGHAAFNPEPIADFIDCAVIGDGEQAVLEITEIIRAWKAEGRPGGREEVLFRLARTGGVYVPGFYDVEYLPDGRIGRVVPNKSGVPWRVSKHTVMDLDEWPYPKQPLVPLAETVHERMSVEIFRGCTRGCRFCQAGMITRPVRERSITGIGEMVEKGLKATGFEEVGLLSLSSADHSEIGDIAKGLADRYTEDKIGLSLPSTRVDAFNVDLANELTRNGRRSGLTFAPEGGSERMRKVINKMVSEEDLIRTVATAYGNGWRQVKLYFMCGLPTETDEDVLQIGDMAVNVIAKGREVSGQNDIRCTVSIGGFVPKPHTPFQWAPQLSAEDTDARLKKLRDKIRDDKKYGRSIGFRYHDGKPGIVEGLLSRGDRRVGSVIRAVYEAGGRFDGWREHFSYDLWMKSAEKTLPGFGVDVDWYTTRERTYEEVLPWDHLDSGLDKDWLWEDWQDSLDETEVEDCRWTPCFDCGVCPQLDLDIQIGPTGKKLLPLTVVK is encoded by the coding sequence ATGTCTGCCGAGTCGGTCTTCCCACAGCTCGAAGCTCTGCTCCCGCATGTGCAGAAGCCCATCCAGTACGTCGGCGGTGAGCTGAACTCCACCGTCAAGCCGTGGGACGAATGCGACGTCCGCTGGGCACTCATGTACCCGGACGCCTACGAGGTCGGGCTCCCCAACCAGGGCGTCATGATCCTCTACGAGGTGCTCAACGAGCGCGAGGGCGTCCTCGCCGAGCGCACGTACAGCGTCTGGCCGGACCTCGAGGCGCTGATGCGCGAGCACGAGGTTCCCCAGTTCACCGTGGACAGCCACCGCCCCGTCGGCGCCTTCGACGTCTTCGGGCTCAGCTTCTCCACCGAGCTCGGTTACACCAACATGCTCACCGCACTGGACCTGGCGGGCATCCCGCTGGAGGCCAAGGACCGCACCGTCGATCACCCGATCGTGCTGGCGGGCGGGCACGCCGCGTTCAACCCCGAGCCGATCGCGGACTTCATCGACTGCGCGGTCATCGGCGACGGCGAGCAGGCCGTCCTGGAGATCACCGAGATCATCCGCGCCTGGAAGGCCGAGGGCAGGCCGGGCGGCCGCGAGGAGGTCCTGTTCCGGCTCGCGAGGACCGGAGGCGTGTACGTCCCGGGCTTCTACGACGTCGAGTACCTCCCCGACGGCCGCATCGGCCGCGTCGTGCCCAACAAGTCCGGGGTGCCGTGGCGCGTGTCCAAGCACACCGTCATGGACCTCGACGAATGGCCGTACCCCAAGCAGCCCCTCGTTCCGCTCGCCGAGACCGTCCACGAGCGGATGTCCGTGGAGATCTTCCGCGGCTGCACCCGTGGCTGCCGTTTCTGCCAGGCCGGCATGATCACGCGCCCCGTACGGGAGCGAAGCATCACCGGCATCGGCGAGATGGTCGAGAAGGGCCTCAAGGCCACCGGCTTCGAGGAGGTCGGCCTCCTCTCGCTCTCCTCCGCGGACCACAGCGAGATCGGTGACATCGCCAAGGGCCTCGCCGACCGGTACACCGAGGACAAGATCGGCCTCTCCCTGCCCTCCACCCGTGTCGACGCGTTCAACGTCGACCTGGCCAACGAGCTGACCCGCAACGGCCGCAGGTCCGGGCTCACCTTCGCCCCCGAGGGCGGCTCCGAACGCATGCGCAAGGTCATCAACAAGATGGTCTCGGAGGAGGACCTGATCCGCACGGTCGCCACCGCGTACGGCAACGGCTGGCGCCAGGTGAAGCTGTACTTCATGTGCGGTCTGCCCACGGAGACCGACGAGGACGTCCTCCAGATCGGCGACATGGCGGTCAACGTGATCGCCAAGGGCCGCGAGGTCTCCGGCCAGAACGACATCCGCTGCACCGTGTCCATCGGCGGCTTCGTCCCCAAGCCGCACACCCCCTTCCAGTGGGCCCCGCAGCTCAGCGCCGAGGACACCGACGCCCGGCTGAAGAAGCTCCGGGACAAGATCCGCGACGACAAGAAGTACGGCCGGTCCATCGGCTTCCGCTACCACGACGGCAAGCCCGGCATCGTCGAGGGCCTGCTCTCCCGCGGCGACCGCCGCGTCGGCTCGGTCATCCGTGCCGTCTACGAGGCCGGCGGCCGCTTCGACGGCTGGCGCGAACACTTCAGCTACGACCTGTGGATGAAGAGCGCCGAGAAGACGCTGCCCGGTTTCGGTGTGGACGTCGACTGGTACACCACCCGCGAGCGGACGTACGAGGAGGTCCTGCCGTGGGACCACCTGGACTCCGGCCTCGACAAGGACTGGCTCTGGGAGGACTGGCAGGACTCGCTCGACGAGACCGAGGTGGAGGACTGCCGCTGGACCCCGTGCTTCGACTGCGGCGTGTGTCCTCAGCTCGACCTCGACATCCAGATCGGCCCCACCGGCAAGAAGCTCCTGCCGCTCACCGTGGTGAAGTAG
- a CDS encoding TIGR03936 family radical SAM-associated protein, producing the protein MQRIRLRYTKRGRLRFTSHRDFQRAFERALRRSEVPMAYSAGFTPHPKVSYANAAPTGTGSEAEFLEIALTEARDPRVLQELLDASLPDGLDIVDAVEARTSGLADRLTASVWEMRLDGVAVEDAEKAVAAFLGAETVEVQRRAKNGMRSFDARAAVADLQALDPQPDRPGAGPCAILRLVVRHVTPAVRPDDVLSGLRAVADLAPPVPAAVTRLAQGLFDEESGTVTDPLAPDREAAPAVGIPADPAAVATAPEGAGSA; encoded by the coding sequence GTGCAGCGCATCCGACTGCGCTACACCAAGCGGGGCCGCCTCCGGTTCACCAGTCATCGAGATTTCCAGCGTGCTTTCGAGCGGGCGCTGCGCCGCTCCGAGGTACCCATGGCCTACTCGGCGGGCTTCACCCCGCACCCGAAGGTGTCGTACGCGAACGCCGCACCCACCGGTACGGGCAGCGAGGCCGAGTTCCTGGAGATCGCGCTCACCGAGGCGCGTGATCCGCGGGTGCTGCAGGAGCTGCTCGACGCGTCCCTGCCCGACGGCCTCGACATCGTCGACGCGGTGGAGGCCCGCACCTCGGGCCTCGCCGACCGGCTGACCGCCTCCGTTTGGGAGATGCGGCTGGACGGAGTCGCCGTGGAGGACGCCGAGAAGGCGGTCGCCGCCTTCCTGGGCGCCGAGACCGTGGAGGTCCAGCGCCGGGCGAAGAACGGCATGCGCAGCTTCGACGCCCGCGCCGCCGTCGCCGACCTGCAGGCGCTCGATCCACAGCCTGATAGGCCCGGGGCCGGGCCTTGTGCGATACTGCGGCTGGTTGTTCGGCACGTGACACCTGCCGTGCGACCCGACGACGTCCTGTCCGGTCTCCGAGCTGTGGCCGACCTGGCGCCGCCGGTCCCCGCAGCGGTGACCAGGCTGGCGCAGGGGCTCTTCGACGAGGAGTCCGGCACGGTGACCGACCCGCTCGCGCCCGACCGCGAGGCAGCCCCGGCCGTTGGTATCCCGGCCGACCCGGCCGCCGTCGCGACGGCGCCGGAAGGTGCAGGTTCCGCGTAA